The nucleotide window AATAAAGCTGAGAGGATCTTCTGGTATCATCTCTTTGTTTCCTCACCGTTTATGATCCTGGCCACCCGCCAAAGCCGCAGGAGAATGAGGAAGCCCACCCCGTCTAAAACATCCTCGCGAGCCACGAAGACGATGTCCAGGACaaacgacaccaccaccaccaggccgTCAAACACCTCAAACTTGTGCTGGAAGAACTCCAGCCGGTAAGCGTATAGCTTGCCAACCAGCTCAATCATAAAGAACGTCAGCAGCGCCAGACTCAGGTAGTGGAACACCTTAGGAGAGAGCAGTGTGTGAGGTATGCCAAGGTCCAAGATATAGGCTTCATAGTCTTTAAAACTGGCTGTTTATCTCTTCACAAAAATACACCTTTTCTTTGGGCATTCTTACCTCAGGCAGAACATGATGCTCTTCCAGTTTTATGATGGCCAGATCTATCAGCACCTCGCCCATAACAAATATGGCATCCAAGActaccaaacacacaaccaccacctgaAGACAAAATGTTTCAAGCAAGTCATGCTCATAGCGTGTACAACAAACAGCTGATTGCAAGTGCATGTCGCTGGCCATTTGAAGGCAAGCAAacaggaaggaaaaaaaacatgattcaCCAGTTTGATCAAAGCTTGTTCTCATGATCAGCTTGTTGTTTTCACCCTTTTCCACCTGCCTGCTAAATGTCAGGTTTGCCCTATTTTAAGGCTTGACACAGGGATCCACACGCACTGGAGTatgtgtggttgatggctggttaagcagcctcacccagccccaaaGTCTTATCAGCCTAACTCTGTAGCTAAAGGTTATGCTATTAACTTTGTGATGAAGACATAGCAATTATCTTCCTCATCCAATCATTAAACCATAGCAAACAGAAGCAAACTAGAGCAGATGTGTTTCGACCACGCCCTACAGCCCTAAATCTTAACCCACTGTGTATATTAACCAGTCCCTACAACCCTGAGTCTTTACCCACTGACTATTAACCAGCCCTACAACCCTGAGTCTTTACCCACTGACTCTATTAACCAGCCCTACAGCCCTGAGTCTTCACCCACTGACTCTATTAACCAGCCCTACAGCCCTGAGTCTTTACCCACTGACTATTAACCGGCCCTACAGCCCTGAGTCTTCACCCACTGACTCTATTAACCGGCCCTACAGCCCTGAGTCTTCACCCACTGACTCTATTAACCAGCCCTAAAACCCTGAGTCTTTACCCACTGACTCTATTAACCAGCCCTACAGCCCTGAGTCTTTACCCACTGACTCTATTAACCAGCCCTACAGCCCTGAGTACTTACCCACTGACTATTAACCAGCCCTACAGCCCTGAGTCTTTACTCACTGACTCTATTAACCAGCCCTACAGCCCTGAGTCTTTACCCACTGACTCTATTAACCAGCCCTACAGCCCTGAGTCTTTACCCACTGACTCTATTAACCAGCCCTACAGCCCTGAGTCTTCACCCACATATAAACCAGGCCCTACACTGACTTTATGATCTGACTTAGAGATAGATTAGCATACTCTTTATGCTTTCCTTGAAAATAGATTTGCTAGGTGTGCAGTGGATATATCCCTCTAAACGTTGTGGTTAGTTTGTATTTTCCGATCCTTTTGTCCTTCACTTTAATATCCTTATTTCAGCATTGACCAAAACCAAAACCATCAGTTGTGGGGCCAATAGGCCGCTATATAATGAGGCCTGTTCTGGTCCCATTCCCACCTCTCTCAGGGCAGAGGGGCTCAGCATAACATGCGTCCACGGGTTGTTTGGTATGCAGTGTCAGATGGTTGTTCCACATCTAAAATGCTGTACCTGAAACCGGGTAGAGCAGTAGAGCTGCTGAAGGGCCTCCCTGAAGCCCGGGCGGGGGGGAGGCTGGCCTGGGGAGGGACTCACttcctcactgtcctcctccAACTGTTCCCAAGTACCTGGTTCTGTCTTCTCATCCCCCACAGCAGTGAAGTGCCTCAGGTACCAAGACATGACGCTCTGGGAGGTGGTCCTACCTTCTCCTCAGACACAaccatggatatatatatatatatatatggatgtaTACAGCTTAAGTGGACTTTCAAATAAAGACCTCCCTAGCTGAAataattatctttttttatttttatttagtatttttatttcaacTGCTTCAGATTCAATAAAAAAACGGAATAACTAATGGATGCATAAAGAATGTGCATCCACACATTCAAACATGATTGATCATTCGTTATTTATCAGGTACATATTATTGGGCACACGCAGATCAATGTTGCAAAGTTCTTAGTTCAATCACATGAAGGTCTACTTACTTTATTGAAGTGAATAGGATGTCTTGTGTGTTGAGGATACTTAAGCTGACGCTGCTCTGCAATTCTGATGAACTTGGGACAAGATTATGACTTCTCCTTTCACATGTTGAAAACGGACATGTTGAAAGAAGGATGAAATATCCTTTTCAAATTTTGTAACAATAAAGAAACGTATTAGTAAACATGATTGTGAAGCAAGGAGAGCAGTCTGCAGTCTACAAGCAATCGATCACATGACCCTGTCCTAT belongs to Gadus morhua chromosome 13, gadMor3.0, whole genome shotgun sequence and includes:
- the hvcn1 gene encoding voltage-gated hydrogen channel 1; translation: MSWYLRHFTAVGDEKTEPGTWEQLEEDSEEVSPSPGQPPPRPGFREALQQLYCSTRFQVVVVCLVVLDAIFVMGEVLIDLAIIKLEEHHVLPEVFHYLSLALLTFFMIELVGKLYAYRLEFFQHKFEVFDGLVVVVSFVLDIVFVAREDVLDGVGFLILLRLWRVARIINGILVSLKTRADHRLHKLKESYDHLVQRSTELQERSDKMEQENNRLCALLRQNGIEFEF